In a single window of the Heliangelus exortis chromosome 1, bHelExo1.hap1, whole genome shotgun sequence genome:
- the INTS13 gene encoding integrator complex subunit 13 isoform X1 encodes MKIFSESHKTVFVVDHCPYMAESCRQHVEFDMLVKNRTQGIIPLAPISKSLWTCSVESSMEYCRIMYDIFPFKKLVNFIVSDSGAHVLNSWTQEDQNLQELMAALAAVGPPNPRADPECCSILHGLVAAVEALCKITEYQHEARTMLMENAERVGNRGRIICITNAKSDSHVRMLEDCVQETIHEHNKLAANSDHLMQIQKCELVLIHTYPVGEDSLVSDRPKKELSPVLTSEVHSVRAGQHLATKLNVLVQQHFDLASTTITNIPMKEEQHANTSANYDVELLHHKEAHVDFLKSGDNHVGGNSREGTFKETVTLKWCTPRTNSVELHYCTGAYRISPVDVNSRPSSCLTNFLLNGRSVLLEQPRKSGSKVISHMLSSHGGEIFLHVLSSSRSILEDPPSISEGCGGRVTDYRITDFGEFMRENRLTPFLEPRYKIDGSLEIPLERAKDQLEKHTRYWPMIISQTTIFNMQAVVPLASVIVKEAMTDEDVLNCQKTIYNLVDMERKNDPLPISTVGTRGKGPKRDEQYRIMWNELETLVRAHINNSDKHQRVLECLMACRSKPPEEEERKKRGRKREDKEDKSEKLGKDYESDKPWQESERLKGLLDREKEELAEAEVIKDSPDSPEPPNKKPLITMDEMPTVEKAKGPMSLLSLWSNRINTANSRKHQEFIGRLNSVNNKAELYQHLKEENGMETTENGKAGRQ; translated from the exons atgaaaatcttttCTGAGTCTCATAAAACTGTTTTTGTTGTGGATCACTGCCCATATATGGCAGAATCCTGCAGACAACATGTTGAATTTGATATGTTAGTAAAGAATCGGACCCAAGGAATTATACCTTTAGCACCTATATCAAAATCACTGTGGACCTGTTCAGTGGAATCATCCATGGAGTACTGTAGAATAATGtatgatatttttcctttcaagaaaCTG GTGAATTTCATTGTGAGCGATTCTGGAGCTCATGTCTTGAATTCTTGGACTCAAGAAGATCAGAACTTGCAGGAG TTGATGGCAGCATTAGCAGCTGTTGGGCCACCTAATCCTCGGGCAGATCCAGAGTGCTGCAGCATACTGCACGGTCTGGTTGCAGCAGTTGAAGCACTCTGCAAAATAACAGAATACCAGCATGAGGCTCGAACCATGCTCATGGAGAATGCAGAACGTGTTGGAAATAGAGGAAGAATAATCTGTATTACTAATGCAAAAAG TGACAGTCATGTTCGGATGCTTGAGGATTGTGTTCAGGAAACCATTCATGAACATAACAAGCTTGCAGCTAATTCGGATCA tctaATGCAGATTCAGAAATGTGAGTTGGTCTTAATCCATACTTATCCAGTTGGTGAAGACAGCCTTGTTTCAGATCGTCCTAAAAAAGAG CTTTCACCTGTTTTAACCAGTGAAGTGCACAGTGTTCGTGCTGGACAGCATCTGGCTACAAAACTGAATGTTTTAGTACAACAACACTTTGACCTGGCTTCAACCACCATAACTAACATTCCTATGAAG gaagaacaACATGCTAACACATCAGCCAACTATGATGTGGAGCTTCTTCACCACAAAGAGGCACAtgttgactttttaaaaagtg GTGATAACCATGTAGGTGGCAATAGCAGAGAAGGCACATTCAAAGAAACTGTAACTTTAAAATGGTGTACTCCTAGAACAAATAGTGTGG aattacaCTATTGCACTGGAGCATACAGAATTTCACCAGTAGATGTAAATAGCAGACCTTCTTCATGCCTTACTAACTTTCTCCTTAATG GTCGTTCTGTTTTGTTGGAACAGCCCCGCAAGTCTGGTTCTAAAGTAATTAGTCATATGCTCAGCAGCCACGGAGGAGAAATTTTTCTGCATGTATTAAGCAGCTCACGATCAATTCTTGAAGATCCTCCATCAATTAGTGAAGGGTGTGGTGGAAGAGTCACTGATTACCGGATTACA GATTTTGGTGAATTTATGAGGGAAAACCGATTAACTCCTTTTCTAGAGCCCAGATATAAGATCGATGGAAGTCTTGAAATTCCTTTGGAACGTGCAAAAGATCAGTTAGAGAAACATACTCGTTACTGGCCTATGATTATTTCACAAACTACCATCTTCAACATGCAAGCT GTAGTGCCATTAGCCAGTGTGATTGTAAAAGAAGCAATGACTGATGAGGATGTTCTGAATTGTCAAAAAACAATATACAATTTGGTAgacatggagagaaaaaatgatCCGCTGCCAATCTCAACAGTTGGTACCAGAGGAAAGGGTCCAAAAAG AGATGAACAATACCGGATTATGTGGAATGAATTGGAGACCCTGGTACGAGCACACATAAACAACTCAGACAAACACCAGCGAGTCTTGGAATGTTTGATGGCTTGCAGGAGCAAACCCCCAGAAGAAGAGGAACGCAAGAAACGAggtagaaaaagagaagataaagaAGACAAGTCAGAGAAGTTGGGCAAAGACTATGAATCAGATAAGCCGTGGCAAGAATCAGAAAG GTTAAAAGGTCTTTTGGACCGAGAAAAAGAAGAACTAGCAGAAGCTGAAGTTATCAAGGATTCCCCTGATTCTCCTGAGCCACCCAACAAAAAGCCTCTTATTACTATGGATGAAATGCCCACAGTTGAAAAGGCAAAAG GGCCAATGTCCTTGCTCTCTTTGTGGAGCAATAGGATCAATACTGCCAACTCTAGGAAACACCAGGAATTTATTGGTCGCTTGAACTCTGTCAACAATAAAGCAGAGCTGTATCAacatctgaaagaagaaaatgg
- the INTS13 gene encoding integrator complex subunit 13 isoform X2, producing the protein MKIFSESHKTVFVVDHCPYMAESCRQHVEFDMLVKNRTQGIIPLAPISKSLWTCSVESSMEYCRIMYDIFPFKKLVNFIVSDSGAHVLNSWTQEDQNLQELMAALAAVGPPNPRADPECCSILHGLVAAVEALCKITEYQHEARTMLMENAERVGNRGRIICITNAKSDSHVRMLEDCVQETIHEHNKLAANSDHLMQIQKCELVLIHTYPVGEDSLVSDRPKKELSPVLTSEVHSVRAGQHLATKLNVLVQQHFDLASTTITNIPMKPTFNVCDQEEQHANTSANYDVELLHHKEAHVDFLKSGDNHVGGNSREGTFKETVTLKWCTPRTNSVELHYCTGAYRISPVDVNSRPSSCLTNFLLNGRSVLLEQPRKSGSKVISHMLSSHGGEIFLHVLSSSRSILEDPPSISEGCGGRVTDYRITDFGEFMRENRLTPFLEPRYKIDGSLEIPLERAKDQLEKHTRYWPMIISQTTIFNMQAVVPLASVIVKEAMTDEDVLNCQKTIYNLVDMERKNDPLPISTVGTRGKGPKRDEQYRIMWNELETLVRAHINNSDKHQRVLECLMACRSKPPEEEERKKRGRKREDKEDKSEKLGKDYESDKPWQESERLKGLLDREKEELAEAEVIKDSPDSPEPPNKKPLITMDEMPTVEKAKGPMSLLSLWSNRINTANSRKHQEFIGRLNSVNNKAELYQHLKEENGMETTENGKAGRQ; encoded by the exons atgaaaatcttttCTGAGTCTCATAAAACTGTTTTTGTTGTGGATCACTGCCCATATATGGCAGAATCCTGCAGACAACATGTTGAATTTGATATGTTAGTAAAGAATCGGACCCAAGGAATTATACCTTTAGCACCTATATCAAAATCACTGTGGACCTGTTCAGTGGAATCATCCATGGAGTACTGTAGAATAATGtatgatatttttcctttcaagaaaCTG GTGAATTTCATTGTGAGCGATTCTGGAGCTCATGTCTTGAATTCTTGGACTCAAGAAGATCAGAACTTGCAGGAG TTGATGGCAGCATTAGCAGCTGTTGGGCCACCTAATCCTCGGGCAGATCCAGAGTGCTGCAGCATACTGCACGGTCTGGTTGCAGCAGTTGAAGCACTCTGCAAAATAACAGAATACCAGCATGAGGCTCGAACCATGCTCATGGAGAATGCAGAACGTGTTGGAAATAGAGGAAGAATAATCTGTATTACTAATGCAAAAAG TGACAGTCATGTTCGGATGCTTGAGGATTGTGTTCAGGAAACCATTCATGAACATAACAAGCTTGCAGCTAATTCGGATCA tctaATGCAGATTCAGAAATGTGAGTTGGTCTTAATCCATACTTATCCAGTTGGTGAAGACAGCCTTGTTTCAGATCGTCCTAAAAAAGAG CTTTCACCTGTTTTAACCAGTGAAGTGCACAGTGTTCGTGCTGGACAGCATCTGGCTACAAAACTGAATGTTTTAGTACAACAACACTTTGACCTGGCTTCAACCACCATAACTAACATTCCTATGAAG cCCACATTCAATGTCTGTGACCAG gaagaacaACATGCTAACACATCAGCCAACTATGATGTGGAGCTTCTTCACCACAAAGAGGCACAtgttgactttttaaaaagtg GTGATAACCATGTAGGTGGCAATAGCAGAGAAGGCACATTCAAAGAAACTGTAACTTTAAAATGGTGTACTCCTAGAACAAATAGTGTGG aattacaCTATTGCACTGGAGCATACAGAATTTCACCAGTAGATGTAAATAGCAGACCTTCTTCATGCCTTACTAACTTTCTCCTTAATG GTCGTTCTGTTTTGTTGGAACAGCCCCGCAAGTCTGGTTCTAAAGTAATTAGTCATATGCTCAGCAGCCACGGAGGAGAAATTTTTCTGCATGTATTAAGCAGCTCACGATCAATTCTTGAAGATCCTCCATCAATTAGTGAAGGGTGTGGTGGAAGAGTCACTGATTACCGGATTACA GATTTTGGTGAATTTATGAGGGAAAACCGATTAACTCCTTTTCTAGAGCCCAGATATAAGATCGATGGAAGTCTTGAAATTCCTTTGGAACGTGCAAAAGATCAGTTAGAGAAACATACTCGTTACTGGCCTATGATTATTTCACAAACTACCATCTTCAACATGCAAGCT GTAGTGCCATTAGCCAGTGTGATTGTAAAAGAAGCAATGACTGATGAGGATGTTCTGAATTGTCAAAAAACAATATACAATTTGGTAgacatggagagaaaaaatgatCCGCTGCCAATCTCAACAGTTGGTACCAGAGGAAAGGGTCCAAAAAG AGATGAACAATACCGGATTATGTGGAATGAATTGGAGACCCTGGTACGAGCACACATAAACAACTCAGACAAACACCAGCGAGTCTTGGAATGTTTGATGGCTTGCAGGAGCAAACCCCCAGAAGAAGAGGAACGCAAGAAACGAggtagaaaaagagaagataaagaAGACAAGTCAGAGAAGTTGGGCAAAGACTATGAATCAGATAAGCCGTGGCAAGAATCAGAAAG GTTAAAAGGTCTTTTGGACCGAGAAAAAGAAGAACTAGCAGAAGCTGAAGTTATCAAGGATTCCCCTGATTCTCCTGAGCCACCCAACAAAAAGCCTCTTATTACTATGGATGAAATGCCCACAGTTGAAAAGGCAAAAG GGCCAATGTCCTTGCTCTCTTTGTGGAGCAATAGGATCAATACTGCCAACTCTAGGAAACACCAGGAATTTATTGGTCGCTTGAACTCTGTCAACAATAAAGCAGAGCTGTATCAacatctgaaagaagaaaatgg
- the FGFR1OP2 gene encoding FGFR1 oncogene partner 2 isoform X1 produces MKMSCTIEKALADAKALVERLREHDNAAEALIEQTTALNKRVEAMKQYQEEIQELNEVARHRPRSTLVMGIQQENRQIRELQQENKELRTSLEEHQSALELIMSKYREQMFRLLMASKKDDPSIIMKLKEQHSKELQVHVDQITEMAAVMRKAIEIDEKQGCKEQERIIQLEKENKGLREILQITRESFLNLKKEDASESTSLSGLVTNSDLSLRKS; encoded by the exons ATGA aaatGAGTTGCACAATTGAAAAAGCCTTAGCAGATGCAAAAGCACTGGTGGAACGGCTACGGGAACATGACAACGCAGCAGAAGCTCTTATTGAACAGACTACAGCTCTTAACAAGAGGGTTGAAGCAATGAAACAG TACCAAGAAGAAATTCAAGAGCTCAATGAAGTAGCAAGACATCGTCCTCGGTCTACGTTAGTGATGGGTATCCAGCAAGAAAACAGACAGATCAGGGAActgcaacaggaaaataaag AACTACGCACATCTCTTGAAGAACATCAGTCTGCTTTGGAACTCATCATGAGCAAATACAGAGAACAGATGTTTAGGTTGCTTATGGCAAGCAAAAAGGATGATCCAAGtataataatgaaattaaaagagcAACATTCCAAG gAGCTACAAGTACATGTGGACCAAATTACAGAAATGGCAGCAGTAATGAGAAAAGCCATTGAAATTGATGAAAAGCAGGGCTGTAAAGAGCAGGAACGTATCATTCAGCTTGAG aaagaaaataaaggtttgAGAGAAATTCTACAAATAACTAGAGAATCATTCCTGAACCTCAAGAAAGAAGATGCATCAGAGAGCACATCTCTATCAGGATTAGTAACAAACAGTGATTTGAGCCTGAGGAAAAGCTAA
- the FGFR1OP2 gene encoding FGFR1 oncogene partner 2 isoform X2 encodes MSCTIEKALADAKALVERLREHDNAAEALIEQTTALNKRVEAMKQYQEEIQELNEVARHRPRSTLVMGIQQENRQIRELQQENKELRTSLEEHQSALELIMSKYREQMFRLLMASKKDDPSIIMKLKEQHSKELQVHVDQITEMAAVMRKAIEIDEKQGCKEQERIIQLEKENKGLREILQITRESFLNLKKEDASESTSLSGLVTNSDLSLRKS; translated from the exons atGAGTTGCACAATTGAAAAAGCCTTAGCAGATGCAAAAGCACTGGTGGAACGGCTACGGGAACATGACAACGCAGCAGAAGCTCTTATTGAACAGACTACAGCTCTTAACAAGAGGGTTGAAGCAATGAAACAG TACCAAGAAGAAATTCAAGAGCTCAATGAAGTAGCAAGACATCGTCCTCGGTCTACGTTAGTGATGGGTATCCAGCAAGAAAACAGACAGATCAGGGAActgcaacaggaaaataaag AACTACGCACATCTCTTGAAGAACATCAGTCTGCTTTGGAACTCATCATGAGCAAATACAGAGAACAGATGTTTAGGTTGCTTATGGCAAGCAAAAAGGATGATCCAAGtataataatgaaattaaaagagcAACATTCCAAG gAGCTACAAGTACATGTGGACCAAATTACAGAAATGGCAGCAGTAATGAGAAAAGCCATTGAAATTGATGAAAAGCAGGGCTGTAAAGAGCAGGAACGTATCATTCAGCTTGAG aaagaaaataaaggtttgAGAGAAATTCTACAAATAACTAGAGAATCATTCCTGAACCTCAAGAAAGAAGATGCATCAGAGAGCACATCTCTATCAGGATTAGTAACAAACAGTGATTTGAGCCTGAGGAAAAGCTAA